The Methanosarcina barkeri str. Wiesmoor DNA segment AGCAAAGAATATATAATTAATAAAATAAAAATTCCTTGACGAAAATCTCAAAACTTCTTCTGTGTTACACTAAAACTCTAAGTTTTGAGATCGAGGTCTATTTTGAAGCAGAATAATTTGGAAGGGTAAGAATGGTACTGGAACTCACAAATGTGATCCTGGAGATTTTTTTTAGATTCTTCGAGCTTGTGAGTGCACTTCTTGTAATATATGCAGGATTAAAGGCTGCAACTAAAATCCTGCTTATGGAAGCCTTCAAAAGATCCTACAGATATGAACAAATAAGGAAAGAGTTTACAAATAAAATACTCTTCACTCTTGAACTGTTGATAGTTGGCGATATAATCGTAACGGTAAGAAACCCTACAGTAGATGACCTGCTACTTGTTGGAACTATTGTAGTAATCAGGACAGTTCTTGGCTACTTCCTGAGTAAAGAAGTTAAAGAATATCAGTTTGACTGAAAGTTCTGACTAAAAGTTTACGCGAATTTCAGTAAGCTAAATTCAGTAAGCTAATTTCAGTAAGCTAATTTCAGTAAGCTAATTTCAGTAAGCTAATTTCAGTAAGCTAATTTCAGTAAGCTAATTTCAGTAAGCTAATTTCAGTAAGCTAATTTCAGTAAGCTAATTTCAGTAAGCTAATTTCAGTAAGCTAATTACAGTATGTATTTCCTGGGGAGTGATAAAAGGTTTTTATCTGGATTGTTTGATAAATTTCTGCTCTATTTCGAATGGATTTTCGAGGCAATAGGGACAACTATTATTATTTATGGAGGATTAAGGGCAATAATTCAGATTTTTTCCACAGAGGCATTAAAAAAGTCTCAAAACCTCGAAAAAATAAGAAAGGAACTTACGAATAGAATACTCTTTGGACTTGAGTTTTATATTGTAGTTGCAATTCTTGG contains these protein-coding regions:
- a CDS encoding DUF1622 domain-containing protein encodes the protein MVLELTNVILEIFFRFFELVSALLVIYAGLKAATKILLMEAFKRSYRYEQIRKEFTNKILFTLELLIVGDIIVTVRNPTVDDLLLVGTIVVIRTVLGYFLSKEVKEYQFD
- a CDS encoding DUF1622 domain-containing protein, translated to MFDKFLLYFEWIFEAIGTTIIIYGGLRAIIQIFSTEALKKSQNLEKIRKELTNRILFGLEFYIVVAILGTLRNPDIQDLTVLGTIVLIRTILGYFLGKEVKEYHFD